A portion of the Acidobacteriaceae bacterium genome contains these proteins:
- the priA gene encoding primosomal protein N', producing MAEFCDVVLPVPMDQSFTYALKGAEAEIGARVLVPFGGQKLMGVVVAVHDTPPAEGIEARPVERVMDEEALLSDELMELGRWVAGYYCAPLGEVLRGMMPLMAEVRRQWTYRMGEQGRKVLYEAARGASRRSRLTVEEQNQEYAVLNYLEAGDAVKPATIRSATGARKALLDGMARKKWLVREALAEVRDARRLEKIAVLVEQGTGVGTDEDAGSQTAEGGKRLPKLNENQLAAMAELAGAGGRAVLRDLRDRLERAGVPESTLTTLVKRGLVRIDEQAEAFHVSGLGAFGKKFAHEHSLNESQTEALATIVAAMEKGQAAKADDQGESIGKGFHPMLLYGVTGSGKTAVYVAAMQRALAMGQSVLLLVPEIGLTPAMASTMVAAFGSEVALLHSQLTPDERAEQWHRIRRGEARVVVGTRSAVYAPMPELGLILVDEEHDASYKQEETPRYHGRDVAVMRAKLRGIPVVLGSATPSLESWNNAERGRYERIEMRQRVGGRPLPKVEMVDMREEFRTTGQEQMFSSKLIEETQKTLDRGEQVIILLNRRGYSFVVMCRKCGEKIECENCAISMTYHKHGEEDSNGGEARVGERLECHYCGFRRGVPSHCPKCESDHLYYMGAGSQQGEEKLQELFPGARIGRMDRDTVRTRGDMERLLSRLHSGEINLLVGTQMIAKGHDIHGVTLVGVVGADFALSLPDFRAAERVFQLLAQVSGRAGRGELPGRVLVQTYQPDHYVNEFAREHDFTGFAAREMYFRRQMRYPPLAALANVVVQSEQLEEALDIAARLGRFLLPAKSEGVRVLGPAAAPLAKVKRIYRYHLVLKSERRDTLQRVLKAMLAWMDVEGIPRRNVVVDVDALRLM from the coding sequence GTGGCTGAGTTTTGCGATGTCGTGTTGCCGGTCCCTATGGACCAGAGCTTTACCTACGCGCTGAAGGGTGCGGAGGCAGAGATTGGCGCGCGTGTGCTCGTTCCCTTTGGCGGGCAGAAGCTGATGGGAGTGGTGGTGGCGGTGCATGACACGCCGCCTGCCGAAGGCATCGAGGCCAGGCCGGTGGAGCGCGTCATGGACGAAGAGGCACTGCTCTCGGATGAACTGATGGAGCTTGGCCGGTGGGTCGCTGGCTACTACTGCGCGCCGCTCGGCGAGGTGCTGCGCGGCATGATGCCGCTGATGGCCGAAGTACGGCGGCAGTGGACGTACCGCATGGGCGAGCAGGGGAGAAAGGTGCTTTACGAGGCAGCGCGTGGGGCTTCGCGACGTTCGCGGCTCACCGTCGAAGAGCAGAACCAGGAGTATGCCGTCCTCAACTACCTCGAGGCTGGCGATGCCGTAAAGCCTGCGACGATTCGTTCGGCAACCGGCGCGCGCAAAGCGTTGCTCGATGGCATGGCACGCAAGAAGTGGCTGGTCCGCGAAGCGTTGGCTGAGGTGCGCGACGCCCGTCGGCTGGAAAAAATCGCCGTTCTCGTGGAGCAGGGCACAGGTGTTGGTACAGACGAAGACGCCGGAAGCCAGACCGCTGAAGGCGGCAAGCGCTTACCGAAGCTGAACGAAAATCAGCTCGCCGCGATGGCAGAGCTGGCTGGGGCTGGCGGGCGTGCGGTACTGCGCGATCTGCGCGATCGGTTGGAGCGGGCCGGTGTGCCGGAGTCCACGCTGACGACGCTGGTGAAGCGCGGGTTGGTGCGGATCGACGAGCAGGCCGAGGCGTTTCACGTCTCCGGGCTCGGAGCGTTTGGCAAGAAGTTCGCCCATGAGCACTCGCTGAACGAGTCGCAGACCGAAGCACTCGCCACGATTGTGGCTGCCATGGAAAAGGGGCAGGCCGCGAAGGCTGATGATCAGGGCGAGAGCATCGGTAAGGGCTTTCACCCGATGCTGCTCTACGGCGTCACCGGTTCGGGCAAGACCGCGGTCTACGTGGCCGCGATGCAGCGGGCGTTGGCAATGGGGCAGAGCGTCCTGCTGCTGGTGCCGGAGATTGGGCTGACGCCTGCGATGGCCTCGACGATGGTCGCAGCGTTCGGCAGCGAGGTCGCGTTGCTGCACTCCCAGCTCACGCCGGACGAGCGTGCCGAGCAGTGGCACCGAATCCGTCGAGGCGAGGCGCGTGTCGTCGTAGGCACGCGTTCTGCAGTTTATGCGCCCATGCCCGAGCTGGGGCTCATCCTCGTCGACGAAGAGCACGACGCCAGCTATAAGCAGGAGGAGACGCCGCGTTACCACGGTCGCGACGTAGCCGTGATGCGCGCAAAACTGCGCGGAATCCCCGTGGTGCTCGGCTCGGCGACACCGTCTCTGGAGAGCTGGAACAACGCCGAGCGCGGCCGCTACGAGCGCATCGAGATGCGTCAGCGCGTCGGCGGACGCCCCTTGCCCAAGGTCGAAATGGTGGACATGCGTGAGGAGTTCCGCACCACCGGCCAGGAGCAGATGTTCTCCTCCAAGCTGATCGAAGAGACCCAGAAGACGCTCGATCGCGGCGAGCAGGTCATCATCCTGCTGAACCGGCGTGGCTACTCCTTCGTGGTCATGTGCCGGAAGTGCGGCGAGAAGATCGAGTGCGAAAACTGCGCGATCTCGATGACGTATCACAAGCACGGAGAAGAGGATTCGAACGGCGGCGAAGCTCGCGTGGGCGAACGGCTGGAGTGCCACTACTGTGGCTTTCGGCGCGGCGTGCCGTCGCATTGCCCAAAGTGCGAGAGCGACCACCTGTACTACATGGGCGCAGGCTCGCAGCAGGGGGAAGAGAAGCTGCAGGAGCTGTTCCCCGGCGCTCGCATCGGTCGTATGGACCGCGACACGGTGCGGACGCGCGGCGACATGGAGCGGCTGCTCTCACGACTTCACTCGGGCGAAATCAACCTGCTCGTCGGCACGCAGATGATCGCGAAGGGGCATGACATCCACGGCGTCACGCTCGTCGGCGTCGTTGGCGCGGACTTTGCGTTGAGCCTGCCGGACTTCCGCGCAGCGGAGCGTGTCTTTCAGCTTCTCGCACAGGTCAGCGGCCGCGCCGGGCGTGGTGAACTGCCGGGGCGCGTCCTCGTACAGACCTACCAGCCCGACCACTACGTCAACGAGTTCGCCCGGGAGCACGACTTCACCGGCTTCGCCGCGCGGGAGATGTACTTCCGGCGTCAGATGCGATATCCGCCTCTGGCCGCCCTGGCGAACGTGGTCGTGCAGTCCGAGCAGTTGGAAGAGGCGCTGGACATCGCCGCCCGTCTGGGGCGTTTCCTGCTGCCTGCAAAGTCCGAGGGAGTGCGCGTGCTGGGGCCCGCCGCGGCTCCGCTGGCGAAGGTGAAGCGGATCTATCGCTACCATCTGGTGCTGAAGTCAGAGCGTCGCGACACGCTCCAGCGAGTGCTGAAGGCGATGCTCGCGTGGATGGATGTCGAGGGTATTCCACGGCGCAACGTCGTGGTGGACGTCGACGCGCTGCGCCTGATGTAA
- a CDS encoding alanyl-tRNA editing protein — protein MAAERLYYTSSQLEFDAEIAEIQLVSKDEQGQFWRVALNETAFYPTGGGQPHDTGTLIAIAKSGAVLEVPVELVEEDDAGEVWHYIRKPLVEGTEIQGRVDSARRIDHEQQHSGQHLLSAMFLRELGMATVSFHLGAESSTIDLDTKERPTDEQLTLVENAVNRVVAEGRPVIVNWVQPEYAQEMLSRGDLRKIPDRPGRIRIVQMQGVEFNACGGTHVSNTGAIGGVLVRKLEKVKQGWRVEFCCGVRATKAARRDYQTLTAVAKTLSVGAADVPARVAALMEEKKAAAKELKKLRAMLPEAAI, from the coding sequence GTGGCAGCGGAGAGGCTTTACTACACATCGTCGCAGCTCGAGTTCGACGCCGAGATTGCGGAAATTCAACTGGTCTCGAAGGACGAGCAGGGGCAGTTCTGGCGTGTGGCGCTGAACGAGACGGCGTTTTATCCCACCGGCGGCGGTCAGCCCCACGACACCGGCACGCTGATTGCGATTGCGAAGTCCGGCGCGGTGCTTGAGGTGCCGGTCGAACTCGTCGAGGAAGACGATGCGGGCGAGGTCTGGCACTACATCCGCAAGCCGCTGGTCGAAGGCACGGAGATTCAGGGCCGTGTCGATTCGGCGCGGCGTATCGACCACGAGCAGCAGCACTCGGGGCAGCACCTGCTGAGTGCCATGTTCCTTCGCGAGCTGGGAATGGCGACGGTGTCGTTCCATCTGGGTGCGGAGTCTTCGACGATCGACCTGGACACGAAGGAGCGGCCCACGGACGAGCAGTTGACGCTGGTCGAGAACGCCGTAAATCGTGTCGTTGCAGAAGGCCGTCCGGTGATCGTCAACTGGGTGCAGCCCGAGTACGCCCAGGAGATGCTGTCGCGCGGCGATCTACGCAAGATTCCCGATCGCCCAGGGAGAATCCGCATCGTGCAGATGCAGGGCGTGGAGTTCAACGCCTGCGGCGGAACCCATGTGTCCAACACGGGCGCAATCGGCGGCGTGCTGGTGCGGAAGCTGGAGAAGGTGAAGCAGGGCTGGCGAGTGGAGTTCTGCTGCGGCGTCCGTGCAACAAAGGCCGCGCGAAGGGACTACCAGACACTAACTGCCGTAGCGAAGACGCTGAGCGTTGGAGCCGCAGATGTTCCAGCACGCGTGGCAGCTTTGATGGAGGAGAAGAAGGCTGCCGCGAAGGAGTTGAAGAAGCTGCGGGCGATGTTGCCGGAAGCGGCGATTTAG
- the fbp gene encoding class 1 fructose-bisphosphatase has protein sequence MNASEYAAGAGLGEVVGAIATACTEIAGRIRLAGLSDVYGAVGAVNVQGEQQQKLDVFANDVLISKLGAVSQVAAIVSEEDDAPVVFNHPNGAFVAIFDPLDGSSNIDVNVNVGTIVSIQKVSGDATATALQPGTAQVAALYVVYGPSTVMLLTTGNGVASFTLDGKGEFVLTSKDMKMPEQGPYYSTNEANAASWPQVYREYVQMLIDKKLNGKAYGARYIGSLVADFHRTMLKGGVFLYPPTDKTPKGKLRLLYEANPLAMIAEQAGGAAVNGATRILEVQAEGVHERTPLVVGSKAEVEALQRMVQEQK, from the coding sequence ATGAACGCTAGCGAGTATGCAGCAGGAGCAGGGCTGGGCGAAGTGGTGGGAGCGATTGCCACGGCCTGTACAGAGATTGCCGGACGAATTCGACTGGCAGGACTGAGCGATGTCTACGGCGCGGTGGGCGCGGTGAACGTGCAGGGCGAGCAGCAGCAGAAGCTGGATGTCTTCGCCAATGACGTGCTGATCTCAAAGCTTGGCGCGGTGTCGCAGGTGGCGGCAATCGTGAGCGAAGAGGATGATGCTCCGGTGGTCTTCAACCATCCGAACGGCGCGTTTGTGGCGATCTTTGATCCGCTCGATGGCTCGTCGAACATTGATGTGAACGTGAACGTGGGCACGATTGTGTCGATCCAGAAAGTGAGCGGCGACGCGACCGCGACAGCCTTGCAGCCGGGCACCGCACAGGTTGCCGCGCTGTACGTGGTCTATGGCCCGTCGACGGTGATGCTTCTGACGACCGGTAACGGCGTGGCAAGCTTCACGCTGGATGGCAAGGGCGAGTTCGTGTTGACCTCCAAAGACATGAAGATGCCGGAGCAGGGCCCGTACTACTCGACCAACGAGGCGAATGCGGCGAGCTGGCCGCAGGTCTACCGCGAGTACGTGCAGATGCTGATTGATAAGAAGCTGAACGGCAAGGCATACGGTGCGCGGTACATCGGCTCGCTGGTGGCGGACTTCCACCGCACGATGCTGAAGGGCGGCGTCTTCCTGTATCCGCCGACCGACAAGACCCCGAAGGGCAAGCTGCGGCTACTGTATGAGGCCAATCCGCTGGCGATGATCGCAGAGCAGGCAGGCGGCGCGGCGGTAAACGGCGCGACGCGGATTCTTGAGGTGCAGGCCGAGGGCGTGCATGAACGTACACCGCTGGTGGTGGGTTCGAAGGCGGAAGTAGAAGCGTTGCAGCGCATGGTTCAGGAGCAGAAGTAA
- a CDS encoding GGDEF domain-containing protein, translated as MHLTILLLLRGHFVLFSFIVGLAPLLAAACILWRTQQIERWHRSAWYWITVGLVLWSTAQMNELHVTQLANNTTPTFADYLFFLVAIPLLLGASSTPATRNIPSVRVLNALQSVLATGLIYVRIFRMPVNASTGGVSALYDIEFLVLFLTVSLRYLSATVPEDKRTLSALWLYFALYMPAEATVDYVSRLYHLQVGTPLDLVFTLPFLFLGWRALKMPTDEVDNATDKAAPRWRLFLQSLCPMLFTCGVFALGVSVASQHLAIASIVMLLTMVLQGLHSGVIQTRFVLDRERLQRQEQQLLDANARLEELSLVDHLTGISNRRHLAQVLEREWERAARHNEWISILMIDVDYFKGVNDKHGHAYGDECLRALAQLLTQINRDMDFSSRYGGEEFLVMLPSTNATGASTVAERLHSALRECNLINEASPLQRLTVSIGIATTKVHRGMSSAPFLETADAALYEAKQAGRNQTRVAREMVGVQGFSDRAASR; from the coding sequence GTGCATCTTACGATCCTCTTGCTGCTGCGCGGGCACTTCGTTCTGTTCAGCTTTATTGTCGGCCTGGCACCGCTTCTGGCGGCCGCCTGCATTCTGTGGCGCACACAGCAGATCGAGCGCTGGCACCGGTCTGCGTGGTACTGGATCACCGTTGGACTGGTCTTGTGGTCAACGGCGCAGATGAATGAGTTGCACGTCACGCAACTGGCGAACAACACTACGCCCACCTTTGCCGACTACCTCTTCTTTCTTGTCGCGATCCCGCTGCTGCTCGGAGCCTCCAGCACACCGGCAACGCGTAATATTCCCAGCGTTCGCGTACTGAATGCGCTGCAATCCGTACTGGCCACGGGACTGATTTACGTCCGCATCTTCCGGATGCCGGTCAACGCCTCGACGGGCGGCGTCAGCGCGCTCTACGACATTGAGTTCCTCGTCCTGTTCCTCACCGTCTCGCTGCGGTATCTGTCGGCCACGGTGCCGGAGGACAAACGCACGCTTAGCGCACTGTGGCTCTACTTCGCGCTCTATATGCCTGCGGAAGCCACCGTGGACTACGTCTCACGGCTCTACCATCTGCAGGTCGGCACACCGCTCGATCTGGTCTTCACCCTGCCGTTTCTCTTCCTCGGATGGCGCGCGCTGAAGATGCCCACAGACGAAGTCGACAACGCAACGGATAAAGCCGCGCCTCGGTGGCGTCTCTTTCTGCAAAGCCTCTGCCCCATGCTCTTCACCTGCGGCGTCTTCGCGCTTGGGGTCTCGGTCGCCTCGCAACACCTCGCCATCGCCAGCATCGTCATGCTGCTCACCATGGTGCTACAGGGACTGCACTCCGGCGTGATCCAGACGAGGTTTGTTCTCGACCGCGAACGACTCCAGCGGCAGGAGCAACAACTGCTCGACGCCAACGCCAGGCTTGAAGAGCTTTCGCTGGTCGACCACCTCACCGGCATCTCCAACCGCCGACACCTGGCCCAGGTGCTGGAGCGCGAGTGGGAGCGTGCGGCGCGCCATAACGAGTGGATTTCCATTCTGATGATCGACGTCGACTACTTCAAAGGCGTCAACGACAAGCACGGCCACGCGTACGGCGATGAGTGCCTTCGCGCGCTTGCGCAACTGCTGACACAGATCAACCGCGATATGGATTTCTCATCCCGCTACGGTGGCGAAGAGTTTCTCGTCATGCTGCCGAGCACGAACGCCACGGGAGCAAGCACCGTTGCCGAACGCCTGCACTCAGCGCTGCGGGAATGTAATTTGATCAACGAGGCATCGCCTCTTCAGCGGTTGACCGTCAGCATCGGTATCGCCACCACGAAGGTGCACCGCGGCATGAGCAGCGCACCGTTTCTAGAAACTGCGGACGCCGCGCTCTACGAAGCCAAACAGGCTGGCCGCAACCAGACACGCGTGGCCAGGGAGATGGTCGGAGTCCAGGGATTCTCTGACCGAGCGGCGTCCCGATAG